In Luteimonas sp. MC1750, the following proteins share a genomic window:
- a CDS encoding type B 50S ribosomal protein L31 yields the protein MKADIHPAYRDVVFQDVTSDFKILTRSTLSSKETVKWEDGNEYPLIKIEVSSASHPFYTGQNKLMDTSGRVDKFRKRYAK from the coding sequence ATGAAGGCCGACATCCACCCCGCATACCGTGACGTCGTCTTCCAGGACGTGACCTCGGATTTCAAGATCCTCACCCGTTCCACGCTCTCCAGCAAGGAGACCGTGAAGTGGGAGGACGGCAACGAGTACCCGCTGATCAAGATCGAAGTCAGCTCGGCCTCGCACCCGTTCTACACCGGCCAGAACAAGCTGATGGACACCAGCGGCCGCGTGGACAAGTTCCGCAAGCGCTACGCCAAGTAA